Genomic window (Acidobacteriota bacterium):
GGCTATCGGCCCGGGGACAACCTCTTCGGCAACTCCGTCCTGGCCCTCGACGCGGAGACCGGTGAGCGCGCGTGGCATTTTCAGCTCACCCATCATGAACTCTGGGACTACGACATCCCCACCGCCCCCATCCTCGTGGACATCGAGGTCGACGGCGCCCCAATCAAGGCGCTCGTGCAGCTCTCGAAGCAGGGGTTTGCCTACGTACTCAACCGCGAGACGGGCGAACCCGTGTGGCCGATCGAAGAGCGCGCCGTCGGAGAGTCGGACGTGCCGGGCGAGTGGACGTCTCCTACCCAGCCCTTCCCCACCAAGCCGCCCGCGTTTGAACGCCAGGGCGTCACCGAAGACGACCTCATCGACTTCACGCCGGAGCTCCGGGCCGAGGCGCTGCGGATCGTGGAGCAAATCCGGCTCGGGCCGCTGTATACCCCGCCGTCACTGATTGAGCCGGGCGTCAACCTCGGGACCCTTGGGCTCCCCGGCGCGGGTGGCGGCGTCAACTGGCCCGCCGGCGCGGTAGATGTCGAGGCGGACCTCCTTTTCGTGCCGTCGCAGACGAGACCGACGCTGTTCGGCTTGACGGACGGCACGGAAGGGACCGGCGTGCGTTACCACATCTCGTTTTCACGGGGAGTCCCGACCGTCCGCGACCTGCCCCTCCTGAAGCCGCCCTACGGCCGGATCACCGCGATCGACCTCACTGAGGGCGAGATTCTGTGGCAGATCCCGCACGGCGAGACGCCGGAGTACATCCAGCAGCATCCGGATCTCCAGGGCGTGGACGTGCCGCAGACCGGAATCCTCACCCAGAGCTCCGGGCTGCTGGTGACGTCCACCCTCCTGTTCGCGGGCGAAGGGCAGCGCGGAGCTCCGGTGCTCCGGGCGTACGACAAGCGCACGGGTGACATCGTCCATGAGATCTCGCTGCCCGGAGGCCCCACCACCGGGTTCCCGATCACGTACAGGGCGGACAGCCGGCAATACCTCGTCGTAGCGGCTCTGGACGAGAACAACATCGCGGAGTTGGTCGCCTTCTCCTTGCAGTAGGCGGGGCGTCAGTCTCCTTCTGTCTGCCTGGCTCGCCGCCGGATCTCCCACACGATCACGGCGACGAGCGCCAGGCCGCCGCCGAGCAACGCAAGCGCCGGGGTGTCAGCGCCTTGCTCGCCCAGCGCGGCGTTGAAGCCACCGCCGGCCAGCATGCCGATCAGCACCGCGACGAGCGCCCTCACGACCACGCGCGCGCCGGGACCAGATCTTCTCTTGGTCATCGCTCTCCCATAACCCTAGCCGCTCACAAGCTTCTTTCCCTCCCGATCTTGACGAGGCGACCGCTTCCCGTCTACCCTTCGATCCCCGGACGCGGCGAAAGAACGGGAGCCCACGATCTCGTCGATTCCACGAAAGAGAGGACACCCATCATGAAGAAACAACTACATCCTGTTCTGACCGCAGCCTCCGGCCTCGCCGTTGCCGCCATTGCGACGTCAGCTGCAGCGGAACCGATCTCCGAACAGACTGTCATTGATGCACAGAGAGCCTGGGGCGAGGGTATTGTCGCGATTGCCAAAGCTCATGCCGATGGCGGCGACTACACCGCCCGTGCGAAGGAACACATCAATGACCTTTATGCATATGGCGAGACCAACGTCATGTTTAAGCCGACCATGGCAGCGGAAGATCAGTTCCGTGAAACATTTGACGAAGCTCTGAGCTATTTCATTGGGCAAGACGGAACGGAGGACAAAGGGTTCGCGATCTCGGGCTGGACCAATGTTCGGTGGGAGAACAACGGCATCTACACCAACGACACCTCCGCAATGGCCATGGGTAACTACTACTTCACAGGCCCGGACGGTAACGAGACAAAGGTCGAGTACACCTTTGGCTACGTCCTTGTTGACGGTGATTTGAAGATCAATCTTCATCATTCATCGCTGCCCTTCAGCCCCGAATAATCGCAGAGCGCGGCCTTCAGGCCGAACCCTTGCAAGTACGGCCCGGTTTGCGCCACCGCGTGTGGTGAAG
Coding sequences:
- a CDS encoding phosphoribosyl-AMP cyclohydrolase is translated as MKKQLHPVLTAASGLAVAAIATSAAAEPISEQTVIDAQRAWGEGIVAIAKAHADGGDYTARAKEHINDLYAYGETNVMFKPTMAAEDQFRETFDEALSYFIGQDGTEDKGFAISGWTNVRWENNGIYTNDTSAMAMGNYYFTGPDGNETKVEYTFGYVLVDGDLKINLHHSSLPFSPE
- a CDS encoding PQQ-binding-like beta-propeller repeat protein, which translates into the protein MCNTSSSRRPVIRWAAVAAVACLGTVGASAQNGAADGEWGVFGADAGATRYSPLDDINAANVGDLEVAWRWSARDQGDPPPSGRTQISPIVVNGVLYTTIGNQRSVIALDAATGETIWNWHPGDNERRWGDIIEPVARSAGRGVTYWTDGAGDERIFVVTPSFQLVALDARTGNLVEDFGTAGVVDMMDDLRWNERPAAERAGRVANTSPPSILGNALVASISLHTGSIPTRASPNEVWPMNMPGDIVAYDTRTGRMLWRFNTVPKEGEFGVDTWLKADESLWNVPTGTHDWVQENPELLDASWKYTGNVGHWAPVTADPELGLFYVATETPTNDYYGGYRPGDNLFGNSVLALDAETGERAWHFQLTHHELWDYDIPTAPILVDIEVDGAPIKALVQLSKQGFAYVLNRETGEPVWPIEERAVGESDVPGEWTSPTQPFPTKPPAFERQGVTEDDLIDFTPELRAEALRIVEQIRLGPLYTPPSLIEPGVNLGTLGLPGAGGGVNWPAGAVDVEADLLFVPSQTRPTLFGLTDGTEGTGVRYHISFSRGVPTVRDLPLLKPPYGRITAIDLTEGEILWQIPHGETPEYIQQHPDLQGVDVPQTGILTQSSGLLVTSTLLFAGEGQRGAPVLRAYDKRTGDIVHEISLPGGPTTGFPITYRADSRQYLVVAALDENNIAELVAFSLQ